From the genome of Planctomycetia bacterium, one region includes:
- the rtcA gene encoding RNA 3'-terminal phosphate cyclase has product MMDDEWLVLDGAAGEGGGQILRSALALSMITGQSLRLENVRAGRSRPGLQRQHLAAVFAAAKVSKAMLDGAHLGSTELWFQPGRIMHDEFEFDIGSAGSATLVLQTVLPALLLADGGSWVRVIGGTHNEFAPPFEFFSQSFLPLAARLGAHAEATLVRPGYYPEGGGEIELRVEPVEKWERLDLLERGELRRVSATAVVSHLPAHVAQRELHVIGQRLQLKPAFLTAQRRDESEGPGNFVCVAVESEHVTEIATGFGRKGLPAEDVAAYAAADARRYLDTTAAVGQHLADQLLLPLAIGAGGAFVTLEPTSHLRTNINTIQAFLPSVRIDVVQLDESRWLVDVAI; this is encoded by the coding sequence AGATTCTCCGCTCCGCGCTCGCTCTCTCGATGATCACCGGGCAATCCCTACGGCTGGAAAACGTCCGTGCAGGGCGCAGCCGGCCGGGCCTGCAACGGCAGCACCTGGCCGCCGTCTTCGCGGCCGCCAAGGTCTCGAAGGCGATGCTCGACGGGGCCCACCTTGGCTCCACGGAACTATGGTTCCAGCCCGGCCGGATTATGCATGACGAGTTCGAATTCGATATCGGCTCGGCCGGCTCCGCGACCCTGGTCCTGCAAACCGTCCTGCCGGCCCTCTTGCTGGCCGACGGCGGCTCCTGGGTGCGAGTCATCGGCGGCACGCATAATGAATTCGCGCCGCCGTTCGAGTTCTTCTCCCAGTCCTTCCTCCCCTTGGCCGCGCGACTGGGCGCGCATGCCGAAGCGACCCTCGTCCGGCCCGGTTACTACCCGGAAGGGGGCGGCGAGATCGAGCTACGCGTCGAACCGGTCGAGAAATGGGAACGCCTCGATCTACTGGAGCGCGGCGAATTGCGCCGCGTCTCGGCCACGGCGGTCGTTTCCCACTTGCCCGCCCACGTCGCACAACGAGAACTGCACGTGATCGGCCAACGGCTGCAACTCAAGCCGGCGTTCTTGACCGCGCAGCGGCGCGATGAATCGGAAGGCCCCGGTAACTTTGTCTGCGTCGCCGTGGAAAGCGAGCACGTCACCGAGATCGCCACCGGCTTCGGCCGCAAAGGCCTCCCCGCCGAGGACGTAGCCGCCTACGCCGCCGCCGACGCCCGGCGCTACCTCGACACCACGGCCGCCGTCGGCCAACACCTGGCCGATCAACTACTACTCCCCTTGGCCATCGGCGCCGGCGGCGCGTTCGTCACCCTGGAACCAACCTCCCACCTACGCACCAACATCAACACGATCCAAGCATTTCTCCCCAGCGTGCGCATCGACGTCGTGCAGTTAGATGAATCCCGCTGGCTGGTCGATGTGGCGATTTGA